The following are from one region of the Aequoribacter fuscus genome:
- the rplX gene encoding 50S ribosomal protein L24: MKIKRDDEVIVLAGKDKGKRGKVRKVMGSDRLIVTGINRVKKHTKPNPQAGIAGGIVEQEASIHVSNVAIYNAQTNKADRVGYKAEDGKKTRIYKSTGEAIDA, encoded by the coding sequence ATGAAAATTAAACGAGATGACGAAGTCATTGTACTTGCCGGTAAAGATAAAGGTAAGCGTGGCAAGGTGCGTAAGGTAATGGGTAGCGATCGTTTGATCGTAACCGGTATCAATCGCGTTAAGAAGCACACCAAGCCTAACCCGCAGGCGGGTATTGCTGGTGGTATTGTGGAGCAGGAAGCCTCTATTCATGTCTCCAATGTTGCGATTTACAACGCGCAAACAAACAAGGCGGATCGTGTTGGTTACAAGGCCGAAGATGGCAAGAAAACGCGGATCTATAAATCAACTGGCGAAGCGATTGACGCGTAG
- the rplE gene encoding 50S ribosomal protein L5: MATLKQKYRDEIAPALKEELGLRNVMEVPRITKITLNMGVGEAVGDKKVLENAVADMTKISGQKPIITKARRSIAGFKIRDGWPIGCKVTLRSDRMYEFLDRLIGIAIPRIRDFRGITPKAFDGRGNFAMGVTEQIIFPEINYDEVDKLRGMDITITTTARTDDEGRALLRAFNFPFKG; encoded by the coding sequence ATGGCCACTTTGAAACAAAAATATCGGGACGAAATCGCGCCAGCTCTTAAAGAAGAGTTAGGCTTGCGTAATGTTATGGAAGTCCCGCGCATAACCAAAATCACTTTGAATATGGGTGTGGGTGAAGCTGTCGGTGACAAAAAGGTGTTGGAAAACGCTGTTGCTGACATGACCAAGATCTCTGGTCAGAAGCCTATCATTACCAAAGCTCGTCGTTCGATTGCAGGCTTCAAGATTCGTGACGGTTGGCCGATCGGTTGTAAGGTCACTTTGCGCTCGGATCGCATGTACGAATTCTTGGATCGTTTGATTGGTATCGCCATCCCCCGTATTCGCGACTTCCGCGGTATTACGCCGAAGGCGTTTGACGGTCGCGGTAACTTTGCGATGGGTGTGACTGAGCAGATCATCTTCCCTGAAATTAACTACGATGAAGTCGATAAGTTGCGTGGTATGGATATTACCATCACAACAACGGCGCGCACTGACGACGAAGGTCGTGCATTGCTCCGCGCGTTCAACTTCCCGTTTAAAGGCTAA
- the rpsN gene encoding 30S ribosomal protein S14, with protein MAKKSMIARETKRTRTVAKFAAKRAELKAIIADVNASEDARWDAQVALQKLPRNASPVRQQRRCQITGRPHGVYRKFGLCRNKLREAAMRGDVPGLVKSSW; from the coding sequence ATGGCAAAGAAATCCATGATTGCGCGCGAAACCAAGCGTACGCGAACCGTCGCTAAATTTGCGGCAAAGCGCGCCGAGTTGAAAGCGATTATTGCAGACGTCAATGCTTCAGAGGACGCGCGTTGGGATGCACAAGTCGCATTGCAAAAGCTGCCTCGCAATGCAAGCCCAGTTCGCCAGCAACGTCGCTGTCAGATAACGGGTCGTCCGCACGGTGTTTACCGCAAGTTCGGACTGTGTCGTAACAAGTTGCGCGAAGCTGCCATGCGTGGTGATGTGCCTGGCTTAGTTAAGTCTAGCTGGTAA
- the rpsH gene encoding 30S ribosomal protein S8, translated as MSMQDPLADMLTRIRNAQMAGKKSVEMPASKLKAAVAAVLVGEGYIESVETLEQDGKKRLALTLKYFNGKPVIAEIDRKSRPGLRQYAARDELPKVRGGLGVAIVSTSKGVMSDRAARAAGVGGEVLCTVF; from the coding sequence ATGAGTATGCAAGATCCATTGGCTGATATGCTAACGCGAATTCGCAATGCACAAATGGCCGGCAAAAAAAGCGTTGAAATGCCAGCGTCGAAACTGAAAGCGGCTGTCGCGGCAGTATTGGTGGGCGAAGGTTACATTGAGAGTGTTGAGACTCTGGAGCAGGACGGTAAAAAGCGCCTGGCGTTAACCTTGAAGTACTTCAACGGCAAGCCCGTGATCGCCGAGATCGACCGTAAGAGTCGACCTGGTTTGCGTCAATACGCTGCGCGTGACGAATTGCCAAAGGTTCGCGGCGGTTTGGGTGTGGCCATTGTGTCCACTTCTAAGGGTGTAATGAGCGATCGCGCTGCGCGTGCTGCGGGTGTTGGTGGCGAAGTACTTTGCACCGTATTTTAA